Sequence from the Sphingomonas sp. SORGH_AS_0950 genome:
TCGCCTTGGGCTTCCACAGCTCGCTGGCCGCGCGGACGCCCCAATAGGCGGCCTCGGGCCCGACATAGAGCCAGGGCGAGGCCATGCGCGGCGACTGCGGCAGATGGGGCAGGGGGACGTAGCCGCGCGGATCGCTCGCATCGGCCTTCACGAAGGTCGGCGTGTAGATGTTGAGCGCGACGAAATCGAGCGGGCTGCCGATCGCGGCCATGTCGCCCGCCTGCACCTTGGGCGCATCCGCCCCGGCCGAGGCGAGATAGCTGTCGATATAGCGGCCTTCCATGACGGCGGTCAGGAACATCGCATTCTCGTCGCGCATCGCCTTCTTGGTCGCCTCGATATGCTCGGGCGTCTCGATGACGGGGACGAAGATGCTGGCATTGTCGGCGATGCCGACCTCGGTCCCCGCCTTGGCATGGGCGCGGATCGCCTGCACGCCCAGGCCGTGCGCCAGGACGCCGTGATGGCGGACCTGGTTCACCTGTGCGGGGGGTAGCTTCAGGCCCGGCGCGTGGATGCCGACCATATGGCCCAGATCGGTGAAGCAGCGCAGCTCGTTGACCGTCATGAAGCGGTGGACGCGGTCGGACAGCTTGCCCGCCATGAAGCCCGCATAGTCCGCGAACGCCTTGGCCGTGTCGCGATTCTGCCAGCCGCCGGGCAGCGCCTGGGGCAGGTCCCAGTGGAACATGGTGACATTGGGCTGGATGCCCGCCGCCAGCAGCGCGTCGATGACGCGGTTATAATAGTCGAGGCCCTTCTGGTTGACCTTGCCGCGCCCCTCGGGGAAGATGCGCGACCAGGCGATCGACATGCGATAGGCCTTCACGCCCAGATCGCTGAGCAGCGCGATGTCGTCCTTGTAGCGGTGATAGCTGTCGCAGGCGACGTCGCCGGTGTCGCCATTGGCGACCTTGCCCGGCGTGTGCGAGAACACGTCCCAGTTGGTCGGCCCACGTCCATCCTCCTTGACCGCACCCTCGATCTGATAGGCGGCGGTGGCGCAGCCCCAGAGGAAGTCCTTGGGAAAGCTCAGATCGGCGGTCTGCGCGGCGGCGCGTGCGGCGGCCAGCGTGCCGCCGCCGGTGGCGAGCGCGGCACCGCCCATCGCCATGCCGGTCTTCATGAAATCACGACGATCCATCGAATGTCCTTTTGTCCTGAAAGCGAATTTTGCAGAAACTTGGTGAACCCGGGCTGTCAGCGTGCCGGGGCGGCCGGCCGGGTCAGGTCGCTGGCCAGCCAGACCAGCGGCGCGTTCCAGTTGATCGCGACCTCGTTATGCGCATAGGCGCGGGCATCGTCGATCCAGCAGCGCTGGCCCACGCAATGCCCCTTCATCGGCGCGGAGGCGGGCTCGGGAAAGACGGTGCTGTTGGCCCCGCCACTCAGCACGCCGGGCGGCGGTCCAGGCATGCGGGCATCCATCTGATGCGCCCAGAAACGGTGATGCGGGTTCTTCATGGGCTTCCACCCGAAGCCGCTGACATAGCTCTGGTCGAGCGGATTGCGGCCCAGCGCATAATCCATCGTGTCGACCGCCGCGTCGCGGTAGCGGGCCTGCCCGGTGAAGCGCGCGGCCAGCGCCAGGATCATGCCCCGGC
This genomic interval carries:
- a CDS encoding GH1 family beta-glucosidase; this translates as MDRRDFMKTGMAMGGAALATGGGTLAAARAAAQTADLSFPKDFLWGCATAAYQIEGAVKEDGRGPTNWDVFSHTPGKVANGDTGDVACDSYHRYKDDIALLSDLGVKAYRMSIAWSRIFPEGRGKVNQKGLDYYNRVIDALLAAGIQPNVTMFHWDLPQALPGGWQNRDTAKAFADYAGFMAGKLSDRVHRFMTVNELRCFTDLGHMVGIHAPGLKLPPAQVNQVRHHGVLAHGLGVQAIRAHAKAGTEVGIADNASIFVPVIETPEHIEATKKAMRDENAMFLTAVMEGRYIDSYLASAGADAPKVQAGDMAAIGSPLDFVALNIYTPTFVKADASDPRGYVPLPHLPQSPRMASPWLYVGPEAAYWGVRAASELWKPKAIYISENGTSADDVLNGTGTVDDGDRIMYLRNYLGQFRRAAAEGFPLKGYFLWSLMDNFEWADGYGKRFGIHYVDFATQKRTPKLSARWYKELIRRNALV